One Vitis riparia cultivar Riparia Gloire de Montpellier isolate 1030 chromosome 4, EGFV_Vit.rip_1.0, whole genome shotgun sequence genomic window carries:
- the LOC117913248 gene encoding secreted RxLR effector protein 161-like, producing the protein MQKIPYASVVGSLMYAQVCTRPDIAYIVGMLGRYLSNPGMDHWRAAKRVMRYLQRTKEYMLTYRRLDQLEFIGYSDSDFAGCQDSRRSTSGYIYLLAGGAISWRSAKQTLVTSSTMEAEFVACYEASNQGIWLRNFVTGCVFWMSGQISIEHIGTNSMIADPLTKGLPPKVFHEHTAHMGVVSFEDIQI; encoded by the exons ATGCAGAAGATTCCTTACGCTTCGGTTGTGGGGAGTCTAATGTATGCTCAGGTATGTACAcgtccggatattgcgtacattgttggcaTGTTAGGCAGATATCTAAGTAACCCTGGAATGGATCATTGGAGAGCAGCCAAGAGGGTTATGAGATATTTACAGAGAACAAAAGAGTACATGCTTACATATAGGAGATTGGATCAGTTAGAGTTCATTGGGTATTCCGACTCTGACTTTGCTGGATGCCAAGACAGCAGAAGATCCACATCAGGCTATATTTATCTGTTGGCTGGTGGAGCAATTTCATGGAGGTCTGCCAAACAGACACTCGTAACTTCATCCACCATGGAAGCAGAGTTTGTAGCATGTTATGAGGCATCCAATCAAGGAATATGGCTACGAAATTTTGTCACTGGCTGCGTGTTCTGGATG agTGGACAGATATCCATAGAGCATATTGGAACAAACTCCATGATAGCGGATCCGCTTACAAAGGGATTACCACCCAAGGTCTTTCATGAGCACACTGCTCATATGGGTGTTGTCTCATTTGAGGATATCCAAATTTAG
- the LOC117913440 gene encoding uncharacterized protein LOC117913440 has product MLNGTNFKDWKENMMILLGCMDIDLALRMPKPDELNEQSTQEDEVYWGKWERSNRLSLMIMKRGIPEAFRGAVTDEVINASDFLAEIQKRFAKNDKAETSTLLASLISMKYKGKGNVREYIMEMSHLASKLKALKLELSDDLLVHLVLISLPAQFNQFKVSYNCQKDKWTLNELISFCVQEEERLKQDKTESAHLASTSKDKGKRRNKDNKVAASNGLEQKKQKVEVTCFFCNKPGHTKKECTKYAAWRVKKGLPELPKTK; this is encoded by the exons ATGTTAAATGGGACTAATTTTAAGGACTGGAAAGAGAATATGATGATTCTCTTAGGCTGCATGGATATAGACTTAGCCTTGAGAATGCCCAAACCCGATGAACTCAATGAGCAAAGTACTCAAGAGGATGAGGTTTATTGGGGTAAGTGGGAACGTTCAAATAGGCTAagtcttatgatcatgaagCGCGGAATTCCAGAAGCTTTCAGGGGTGCGGTAACCGATGAGGTTATTAATGCCAGTGACTTCCTTGCGGAAATTCAGAAACGTTTTGCCAAAAACGATAAGGCTGAAACGAGCACGCTTTTAGCAAGCTTGATTTCAATGAAGTATAAAGGCAAGGGTAATGTTCGGGAGTACATCATGGAGATGTCTCATCTTGCTTCAAAACTTAAGGCTTTGAAACTTGAGTTATCTGATGATTTACTCGTGCATTTGGTTCTCATCTCTCTTCCTgcacaatttaatcaattcaagGTCAGTTATAACTGTCAAAAGGAtaaatggactcttaatgagctcatttcattctgtgtgcaagaggaagagagattgaagcaaGACAAGACCGAAAGTGCTCATCTGGCTAGCACTTCCAAGGATAAGGGCAAACGAAGGAATAAGGATAATAAGGTTGCTGCTTCTAATGGCctagaacaaaagaaacagaaagttgAGGTAACATGTTTCTTCTGTAATAAGCCTGGACATACTAAGAAGGAATGTACCAAGTATGCTGCTTGGCGTGTTAAGAAAG GGTTGCCTGAGTTACCGAAAACCAAGTGA